In the genome of Polaribacter sp. MED152, one region contains:
- a CDS encoding ZIP family metal transporter, with product MNYILLIISVLFGALLVLYKKPNKNIVRLLLAFSGSYLLSVTILHLLPDVYTITSSDNLIGILILIGIILQSVLESFSKGAEHGHIHIHSDNKKFPTLLFVSLCIHAFSEGLPIHNADENLLWAIIVHKIPIAIVLTTFLLHAKYSKKIVFTFLTLFALMSPLGLLLGDKINFFQAYNTEITALIIGVFLHISTIILFESTENHKFNFQKFLAIILGIVLTLITL from the coding sequence GTGAATTACATTCTATTAATTATATCTGTTTTATTTGGTGCGCTGCTGGTTTTGTATAAAAAACCGAATAAAAATATTGTTCGATTATTATTGGCTTTTAGTGGTTCATACCTTCTATCAGTAACCATTTTACATTTATTACCAGATGTCTACACCATTACTTCAAGCGATAATTTAATAGGTATATTAATCTTAATAGGTATCATTTTACAGTCGGTTTTAGAATCATTTTCTAAAGGTGCAGAACATGGGCATATTCATATTCATTCAGATAATAAAAAATTTCCTACACTATTATTTGTGAGTTTGTGTATACACGCATTTTCTGAAGGATTACCCATTCATAATGCAGATGAAAATTTACTTTGGGCTATAATTGTTCATAAAATCCCGATTGCAATTGTACTAACTACCTTTTTACTCCATGCTAAATACAGCAAAAAAATAGTATTTACTTTCTTAACATTATTCGCTTTAATGAGTCCTTTAGGCTTGTTATTGGGAGATAAGATTAATTTCTTTCAAGCATATAATACAGAAATTACTGCGCTAATTATTGGAGTATTTTTACATATTTCAACAATAATTTTATTTGAAAGTACAGAAAATCATAAGTTTAATTTTCAGAAATTTTTGGCAATAATTTTAGGAATTGTCCTTACGCTAATAACTTTGTAG